Proteins from one Anastrepha obliqua isolate idAnaObli1 chromosome 2, idAnaObli1_1.0, whole genome shotgun sequence genomic window:
- the LOC129238598 gene encoding partitioning defective protein 6, which produces MSKSKTNSMATGETNLIEVKSKFDAEFRRWSFKRHGEIQNFEDFSALIEKLHRLHTLQFIILYIDPRDNDLLPINNDDNFGRALKIARPLLRIIVQRKDDLEEFPGFGTMKPRNNLISSILGQTPVKAKAPTISIPHDFRQVSAIIDVDIVPETHRRVRLLKHGSDKPLGFYIRDGTSVRVTANGLEKQPGIFISRLVPGGLAESTGLLAVNDEVIEVNGIEVAGKTLDQVTDMMVANSSNLIITVKPANQRTLTSPRRGSFSRTSQLSSGSHHTNQTNTSDENEQDEQDEIVDLTGVTLDDHNNVTSQQHQQQSTVPSPALIITSQHHQTSSTASTVVGGGESKDGILHL; this is translated from the exons TTTGATGCAGAATTTCGTCGCTGGAGCTTTAAACGTCATGgcgaaatacaaaatttcgagGATTTCTCTGCCCTCATTGAAAAACTGCATAGACTGCACACCctacaatttattattttatacattGATCCACGTGACAACGACCTGTTGCCAATAAATAATGATGATAACTTTGGTAGAGCGTTAAAAATTGCACGGCCATTGCTGCGCATAATCGTGCAACGTAAAG ATGATTTGGAGGAGTTTCCGGGTTTTGGCACAATGAAGCCACGTAACAATCTAATCAGCAGCATACTAGGTCAGACGCCAGTTAAGGCAAAGGCACCAACTATTTCAATACCACATGATTTCCGTCAAGTATCGGCTATTATTGATGTCGATATTGTTCCTGAGACGCATCGTCGTGTACGATTGTTAAAGCATGGTAGCGATAAACCGCTGGGTTTCTATATAAG AGATGGAACGTCGGTACGCGTAACCGCAAACGGACTAGAAAAACAACCTGGTATTTTCATATCGCGGCTTGTGCCTGGTGGCCTTGCTGAAAGTACTGGACTTTTAGCAGTCAATGATGAGGTTATAGAAGTAAATGGTATTGAAGTGGCTGGTAAAACGCTGGATCAG gTCACCGATATGATGGTGGCAAATAGTTCCAATTTAATAATTACCGTAAAGCCGGCAAACCAACGTACGCTTACCTCGCCACGGCGCGGCTCATTCTCGCGCACAAGTCAACTATCGAGTGGTTCACATCATACTAATCAGACTAATACCTCTGATGAGAATGAACAAGACGAGCAAGATGAAATTGTTGATCTGACTGGTGTAACACTCGATGATCACAATAATGTTACTTCACAGCAACATCAGCAACAGTCAACGGTGCCTTCACCGGCATTGATTATCACGTCACAACATCACCAGACGTCATCAACAGCTTCTACAGTTGTAGGCGGTGGCGAGTCCAAAGATGGCATACTACATCTTTGA